A single region of the Thermoanaerobacterium aotearoense genome encodes:
- a CDS encoding cupin domain-containing protein, translating to MVRYELEKISDFPLGEENVAFAQYFTGKSYLSLLNDKEVNIHNVTFEPGCRNNWHIHHGCGQILICVGGYGLYQEAGKDARLLKSGDVVYIPPEIKHWHGAVKDEGFAHLSLTVPTEGANTEWCEPVTDEEYNKLL from the coding sequence ATGGTTAGATATGAATTAGAAAAGATATCTGATTTTCCATTAGGTGAGGAAAATGTAGCATTTGCACAATATTTTACTGGAAAGAGTTATTTAAGCCTCTTAAATGATAAAGAAGTAAATATTCATAATGTTACGTTTGAACCTGGATGCCGAAACAATTGGCATATACATCATGGCTGTGGTCAGATACTTATATGTGTTGGTGGGTATGGCTTATATCAAGAAGCTGGGAAAGATGCACGACTATTAAAAAGCGGCGATGTAGTATATATACCACCGGAGATTAAGCATTGGCACGGCGCCGTCAAGGATGAAGGGTTTGCACATCTTTCATTAACAGTTCCGACGGAAGGAGCAAACACTGAATGGTGTGAACCGGTTACCGATGAAGAGTATAACAAACTACTTTGA
- a CDS encoding carboxymuconolactone decarboxylase family protein, giving the protein MKKQTAGRDALGAFAPKFAELNDDVLFGEVWSREDKLSLRDRSIITVTALIAKGIFDNSLKHHIANAKNNGISAEEMAEIITHLAFYAGWPNAWAAFLLAKDIYAEQSKN; this is encoded by the coding sequence ATGAAAAAACAGACTGCAGGTAGAGATGCCCTGGGAGCATTTGCACCAAAATTTGCTGAATTAAACGATGACGTTCTTTTTGGAGAAGTTTGGTCTAGAGAAGACAAATTATCATTAAGAGATCGCAGTATTATCACTGTGACTGCTCTCATAGCAAAAGGAATTTTTGACAATTCTCTAAAACATCACATTGCCAATGCAAAAAACAATGGTATTAGTGCTGAGGAAATGGCAGAAATAATCACACATTTAGCATTCTATGCAGGATGGCCTAATGCATGGGCAGCATTTTTGTTGGCAAAAGATATATATGCTGAACAATCAAAAAATTGA
- the rlmD gene encoding 23S rRNA (uracil(1939)-C(5))-methyltransferase RlmD, whose protein sequence is MKKNDEVMIYIDDMNLDGYGLSHLDENIIKVRGAVKGQKVRGRIKKVKGKEIEADIVEILERSPLEHDNVCKHFGKCGGCAYLNINYENQLRLKEDYVKKLLDEAGIKDFEFLGIVGSPDVFSYRNKMEYTFGKDDNDATQLGLHVKGRYYDIITTDDCRIVDSDFIACLKNVLNYTRQQGLPHYNIKTHEGYMRYLVIRKAANTGEILINIVTTSQLKHDFSNLVNELINAKLNGKLVGILHTVNDSYSDAVKCEKLEVLYGRDYIMEEILGLKFKISAFSFFQTNSKGAEKLYSVAREFAGEISNKTLFDLYCGTGTIGIIMAPLAKKVVGIELVEEAVDAARENARLNGLSNIHFIAGDVAQKIREINEKPDVVVLDPPRPGVNPKAIMDIIKLDPEKIIYVSCNPVSLVRDLKMLTERQYKVEKVKCVDMFPHTYHVETVVLLKNKKM, encoded by the coding sequence ATGAAGAAAAACGATGAGGTAATGATTTATATAGATGATATGAATTTAGATGGTTATGGATTATCACATTTGGATGAAAATATCATTAAAGTGAGAGGAGCCGTTAAGGGACAGAAAGTAAGGGGAAGAATAAAAAAAGTAAAAGGCAAAGAAATTGAAGCAGATATCGTAGAGATACTCGAGAGATCACCTTTAGAACATGATAATGTATGCAAACACTTTGGCAAATGTGGTGGCTGTGCATATTTAAATATAAATTATGAGAATCAATTAAGGTTAAAAGAAGATTATGTAAAAAAGCTTCTTGATGAAGCAGGCATAAAAGATTTTGAATTTTTAGGAATTGTAGGGAGCCCTGATGTTTTTTCGTACAGAAACAAGATGGAGTACACGTTTGGAAAAGATGACAATGACGCGACACAATTGGGACTTCATGTAAAAGGCAGGTATTACGATATTATAACGACGGATGACTGCAGGATTGTAGACAGCGATTTTATTGCATGTTTAAAAAATGTTTTAAATTATACAAGGCAGCAAGGTTTACCACATTATAATATAAAGACACACGAAGGCTATATGAGATACTTAGTCATTAGAAAAGCTGCAAACACAGGTGAAATTCTCATAAATATCGTTACAACATCTCAGCTAAAACACGATTTTAGCAATCTTGTAAATGAGCTTATAAATGCAAAATTAAACGGCAAGCTTGTTGGCATATTGCACACTGTAAATGACAGTTATTCTGATGCAGTTAAATGTGAAAAACTTGAAGTGTTATATGGCAGAGACTATATAATGGAAGAAATACTCGGCCTTAAATTTAAGATAAGTGCATTTTCGTTTTTTCAGACCAATTCAAAAGGCGCAGAGAAGCTCTACAGCGTAGCAAGGGAATTTGCAGGTGAAATATCCAATAAAACTTTATTTGACTTGTACTGTGGCACGGGAACCATAGGGATAATAATGGCACCACTTGCTAAAAAAGTAGTAGGCATAGAACTTGTTGAAGAAGCCGTTGATGCTGCACGAGAAAATGCGCGATTAAATGGGCTTAGTAATATACATTTTATAGCAGGTGATGTCGCACAAAAGATAAGGGAAATAAACGAGAAGCCGGATGTGGTTGTATTAGATCCTCCAAGACCAGGAGTAAACCCAAAGGCTATAATGGACATCATAAAATTAGACCCAGAAAAGATAATCTACGTATCATGCAATCCTGTATCCCTGGTAAGGGATTTAAAGATGCTTACTGAGAGACAGTACAAAGTGGAAAAAGTAAAATGCGTTGATATGTTTCCTCACACATATCATGTGGAGACGGTGGTGCTGTTGAAAAACAAAAAAATGTAG
- a CDS encoding spore coat associated protein CotJA: protein MYEYNGFYIQSYDVGQKGLAEAYIPMQRYVSSYPPEQGLKRGTIFPELDKPYMEEKMRGY, encoded by the coding sequence ATGTATGAGTATAATGGATTTTATATACAAAGCTATGACGTAGGTCAAAAAGGTTTAGCTGAAGCGTATATTCCAATGCAAAGATATGTATCATCATATCCTCCTGAACAAGGTTTAAAGCGCGGAACTATCTTCCCAGAATTAGATAAACCTTACATGGAAGAAAAAATGAGGGGGTACTAA
- a CDS encoding spore coat protein CotJB, with protein sequence MDANQVALIKRIMELDFACIDLNLYLDTHPDDQKALRDYNYYSQQSRSLKAQYEQLYGPLMSFGETPSQCNRFKWVDDPWPWEIQY encoded by the coding sequence ATGGACGCGAATCAAGTAGCTCTCATCAAAAGAATAATGGAACTGGATTTTGCTTGTATCGATTTAAATCTATACCTTGACACACATCCTGATGACCAAAAAGCACTTAGAGACTACAACTACTATAGCCAACAGTCAAGATCTCTAAAGGCGCAATATGAGCAGCTTTACGGTCCATTGATGTCTTTTGGCGAAACACCTTCACAATGCAACAGATTTAAATGGGTAGATGATCCATGGCCATGGGAAATCCAATATTAA
- a CDS encoding manganese catalase family protein, whose product MWVYEKKLEYPANVCKPDIKMAKFLIAQYGGPDGELAAALRYQTQRYTMPTGQAKGTLTDISTEEFGHLEIIATLVFKLLKGVQVEELKREGLGEQYTEHDRALFYSDTTGMLWSAAYIQAKGDIIADLHEDMAAEEKARATYEHLINLTDDPCVKDTLRFLREREIVHFQRFGETLDLVQEHLRSKKIF is encoded by the coding sequence ATGTGGGTGTATGAAAAGAAGTTAGAATACCCTGCCAATGTGTGTAAACCAGACATTAAAATGGCCAAATTTTTAATTGCACAGTATGGTGGACCGGATGGTGAATTGGCGGCGGCGTTGAGATACCAAACTCAAAGATACACAATGCCTACAGGCCAAGCAAAGGGAACATTGACAGACATATCCACAGAAGAATTCGGGCACTTAGAAATAATTGCCACATTGGTCTTTAAGCTACTAAAAGGTGTTCAAGTAGAGGAGCTTAAAAGGGAAGGCCTTGGAGAACAGTACACAGAACACGATAGAGCTCTTTTCTACAGCGATACGACAGGTATGCTATGGAGTGCTGCATATATCCAAGCAAAAGGCGACATAATCGCAGATCTTCACGAAGACATGGCAGCAGAAGAAAAGGCGAGAGCAACGTATGAACACCTTATAAATCTAACTGACGATCCTTGCGTAAAAGATACATTAAGGTTTTTAAGAGAAAGGGAAATTGTACACTTCCAGAGATTCGGAGAGACTTTGGATCTGGTGCAAGAACATCTAAGAAGCAAGAAAATATTTTAA
- a CDS encoding homocysteine S-methyltransferase family protein yields the protein MDIFENLKNSAIVFDGAMGTMLQKKGLKTGECPEYYNLSHPDIVYEIHKSYIDAGADVIETNTFGANRIKLKSYNLSDKLPEIVKSAVQIARKAAGDKAVALSIGPIGELMEPFGKLTFDEAYSAFAEVAVEGEKAGADLALIETMSDILEAKAAILAVKENTNLKAICTMTFQEDGRTLMGTDPVTAVVSLQGLGLDAIGVNCSTGPDMMADIVKKMAEVSRIPILAQPNAGMPHLEDGKTLYDITKEQFAVETKKLLECGASIVGGCCGTTPEFIKLLKAEVHGTEKDSIVKKYTAVSSNTKTIFIGSDYPVCIIGERINPTGKKKLSAAIREGNFNLIYDEALSQEKLGASVLDVNIGVPGINEEELMPKIISQVQNIVNVPLQIDSSNVRAIEKAVRVVRGKPIINSVSAKEKSLQEVLPIVKKYGTSVIGLTISDDGLPKNADERLKNAEKIVKAALDYGIPKEDIIIDCIALTVSSEQTAAMETLRAINLVKSKLGVSTVIGLSNISYGLPERQFINTAFLAMAVSYGLDAVIVNPNDKITMDILNASMVLSSRDKRCERYINTYKKDDGTNKTPVSSVEKKTDVNASDMLYRNILEGKKADIDRLVLEILNEGVEPLSIVDNTVIPALKDVGDKYDKGIYFLPQLLNSAEVVESAFKVLKEKMPKGMGSKGKIILATVEGDIHDIGKNIVKVLLENYGYEVIDLGKDVKPSIIVDEVKRTNAKLVGLSALMTTTLNNMEKTIEVLRNIKDIKIMVGGAVLTKDYALKIGADYYGANAQEAVRIADKVFSELNTN from the coding sequence TTGGATATTTTTGAAAATCTAAAGAATAGTGCAATCGTCTTTGACGGAGCAATGGGCACTATGCTGCAGAAGAAAGGCCTTAAAACAGGAGAATGCCCAGAGTATTACAATCTTTCGCATCCTGACATTGTGTACGAAATCCACAAGTCGTACATAGATGCAGGTGCTGATGTGATTGAGACGAATACATTTGGTGCTAATAGGATAAAATTAAAATCCTACAATCTTTCAGATAAATTGCCTGAAATAGTCAAAAGTGCAGTGCAGATAGCCAGAAAAGCTGCTGGTGATAAAGCTGTTGCTCTCTCTATAGGGCCTATTGGCGAATTAATGGAACCTTTTGGCAAACTGACATTTGACGAGGCTTATAGTGCTTTTGCTGAGGTTGCTGTAGAAGGGGAAAAAGCTGGTGCTGATTTGGCGCTTATTGAGACTATGTCAGATATATTAGAAGCGAAAGCGGCTATTCTCGCTGTAAAGGAGAATACTAATTTAAAGGCAATTTGCACCATGACGTTTCAAGAAGACGGAAGGACGCTTATGGGGACAGATCCTGTTACAGCAGTAGTAAGCCTCCAAGGGCTTGGCCTTGACGCTATAGGTGTCAATTGTTCTACGGGACCTGACATGATGGCAGACATAGTGAAAAAGATGGCTGAAGTCTCAAGAATACCGATTTTAGCTCAGCCCAACGCAGGAATGCCTCATTTAGAAGATGGGAAGACTCTTTACGACATTACGAAAGAGCAATTTGCCGTTGAGACAAAAAAGCTTTTAGAATGCGGGGCATCTATTGTTGGCGGTTGTTGTGGTACGACTCCGGAATTCATCAAGCTTTTGAAAGCGGAGGTACACGGTACAGAGAAAGACTCTATCGTAAAAAAATACACAGCGGTTTCATCAAACACAAAGACCATTTTTATAGGCAGCGATTATCCGGTGTGCATAATCGGAGAGAGGATAAATCCTACAGGAAAGAAAAAATTAAGTGCAGCCATAAGAGAAGGCAATTTTAATCTAATATATGATGAAGCTTTGTCTCAGGAAAAGCTTGGTGCAAGCGTACTTGACGTAAATATCGGTGTACCGGGTATAAATGAAGAGGAATTGATGCCTAAAATCATTTCACAGGTACAGAATATCGTCAACGTGCCGTTGCAGATAGACAGTAGCAATGTAAGGGCGATCGAAAAAGCGGTTAGGGTAGTCAGAGGTAAACCTATTATAAATTCTGTCAGCGCAAAAGAGAAAAGCCTACAAGAAGTGTTGCCTATTGTAAAAAAATACGGTACAAGCGTTATAGGCTTGACAATAAGTGACGATGGTCTTCCTAAAAATGCAGATGAAAGGCTTAAAAATGCCGAGAAAATAGTAAAAGCCGCTTTAGACTATGGAATACCAAAAGAGGATATAATAATTGACTGTATCGCGCTTACAGTATCATCTGAACAGACGGCAGCAATGGAAACATTAAGAGCCATCAACCTTGTCAAGTCTAAGCTTGGAGTAAGTACGGTTATAGGACTCAGCAACATATCTTATGGATTGCCTGAGCGGCAGTTTATAAATACTGCATTTCTCGCAATGGCAGTATCATACGGTTTAGATGCTGTTATAGTCAATCCAAATGATAAGATAACGATGGATATATTAAACGCTTCAATGGTTTTATCATCAAGAGATAAAAGATGCGAAAGATACATAAATACATACAAAAAAGATGATGGGACAAATAAGACGCCAGTATCATCTGTAGAGAAAAAAACTGATGTCAATGCAAGCGATATGCTTTATAGAAATATATTAGAAGGCAAAAAGGCTGACATAGATAGATTAGTGCTGGAAATACTTAATGAGGGCGTAGAACCATTAAGCATAGTTGACAATACTGTAATACCAGCGCTTAAAGATGTAGGAGATAAATATGATAAAGGAATATATTTTCTTCCACAGCTTTTAAATTCAGCAGAAGTCGTTGAAAGTGCTTTTAAAGTTTTAAAGGAAAAGATGCCTAAAGGTATGGGCTCTAAAGGTAAAATAATACTGGCAACAGTTGAAGGCGACATACACGATATAGGTAAAAATATAGTAAAAGTGCTGCTTGAAAATTATGGCTATGAAGTTATAGATCTTGGGAAAGATGTTAAACCATCTATAATTGTAGATGAAGTAAAAAGGACAAATGCGAAGCTTGTAGGGCTTAGCGCACTGATGACAACTACGTTAAATAATATGGAAAAGACTATTGAAGTGTTGAGAAACATAAAGGACATAAAGATAATGGTAGGCGGTGCTGTCCTTACAAAAGATTATGCATTGAAGATTGGAGCCGATTACTACGGAGCTAACGCGCAAGAAGCTGTAAGGATAGCAGATAAAGTGTTTAGTGAATTAAATACGAATTGA
- a CDS encoding methylenetetrahydrofolate reductase, producing the protein MPKSINLCQKLKNKQFVITVEISTPKGADISNSIEEARKLYGIADALNITDCPMANMRMSPIALAHLLQNHLNIETIFHLTCRDRNLIGLQAELLGAYALGVRNILALTGDDPKRGDVPQATGVYDVDSVGLVKIAKSLNDGFDYSGNKLESSTNFCIGTTANPNDLRSESIEKLKTKIESGASFIQTQPVYDEEILYRFLDAVKQFDIPVLVGVLPLKSYKMAVNLNEKVPGIEIPEKIIDRLKNGEKGEGTKIAIEFINKIKDKVGGVHIMPLGKTDIVVDIVNGVKNIGQNDIEEVL; encoded by the coding sequence TTGCCAAAGTCTATAAACTTATGTCAAAAGCTTAAAAATAAGCAATTTGTCATAACTGTGGAGATATCGACGCCAAAAGGAGCTGATATTTCAAATTCTATTGAAGAAGCGAGAAAACTATATGGAATAGCAGATGCTTTAAATATAACTGACTGTCCTATGGCAAACATGAGAATGAGCCCTATTGCATTGGCACACCTTTTGCAAAATCATCTAAATATAGAGACCATATTCCATTTAACGTGTAGAGACAGAAATCTTATTGGACTTCAGGCAGAGCTATTGGGAGCGTATGCTCTGGGAGTTAGAAATATTCTTGCCCTTACAGGAGATGACCCAAAGCGAGGCGATGTGCCCCAGGCAACAGGTGTGTATGATGTAGATTCTGTAGGTCTTGTGAAGATAGCAAAATCACTAAATGATGGATTTGACTACAGCGGAAATAAATTAGAATCATCTACAAATTTCTGCATAGGGACAACAGCAAATCCAAATGATTTAAGATCTGAATCAATAGAAAAATTAAAGACGAAAATAGAAAGTGGAGCATCTTTTATACAGACTCAGCCTGTTTACGATGAGGAGATTTTATACAGATTTCTTGATGCTGTAAAGCAGTTTGATATTCCCGTATTAGTTGGAGTATTGCCGCTTAAAAGTTATAAAATGGCTGTAAACTTGAACGAAAAGGTGCCTGGCATAGAGATACCTGAGAAAATAATAGACAGGTTAAAAAACGGTGAAAAGGGTGAAGGGACAAAAATTGCAATAGAATTTATAAATAAGATAAAAGATAAAGTAGGTGGTGTCCATATCATGCCGCTTGGCAAGACAGATATAGTTGTTGACATTGTAAATGGCGTAAAAAACATAGGACAAAACGATATAGAAGAAGTATTGTAG
- a CDS encoding DUF362 domain-containing protein, which translates to MRYRKIVEPVVAITSGPDEIQNLNTALNLLPLQNLIETGNTVVITPNFVKSKPPQSGTIVGPNTLRALIRYVKSKNPGRIVIAAGSGGDPTPKVLSDNGFDKVISEEGVEFVDLNYGPYVELLLDDCLLKSTKVNELYEKMDVLISFTQMKMHEEATVSLGIKNIALSWPPAEIHGFPKKNLGIHDDLHNFIRAMAEKISIDLTILSGQEAMIGTGPSEGKPINANMIIAGTDPVATDTVGARMFGLMPQGVNYLFQCAKRGVGTGELKNVTIKGIPLQQAELNFSTIAYGYGIALDSSGIKQMVPGKA; encoded by the coding sequence ATGAGGTACAGAAAAATCGTAGAACCAGTAGTAGCAATAACATCTGGTCCTGATGAGATACAAAACTTAAATACCGCTTTAAACTTGCTGCCTTTGCAAAATCTAATCGAAACAGGCAATACCGTTGTGATAACGCCGAATTTCGTCAAAAGCAAACCTCCTCAAAGCGGTACGATAGTAGGGCCAAATACATTGAGAGCCCTTATAAGATACGTAAAATCCAAAAATCCTGGAAGGATTGTAATCGCTGCTGGTTCTGGCGGAGATCCTACACCGAAAGTTTTATCTGACAATGGGTTTGACAAAGTCATTTCAGAAGAAGGCGTGGAATTTGTAGATCTAAATTACGGTCCTTATGTGGAATTGTTGCTGGACGACTGCCTTTTAAAATCAACAAAAGTAAATGAGCTTTATGAAAAAATGGATGTGCTAATTTCATTCACTCAAATGAAAATGCATGAAGAAGCCACAGTATCGCTTGGAATCAAGAACATAGCCTTAAGCTGGCCTCCTGCAGAAATACACGGATTTCCCAAAAAAAATTTAGGAATACACGATGACCTTCACAATTTCATACGTGCTATGGCTGAAAAAATATCTATAGATCTTACGATATTAAGCGGCCAAGAAGCAATGATAGGCACAGGACCATCAGAAGGAAAGCCTATCAATGCAAACATGATAATAGCAGGAACAGATCCTGTAGCAACAGATACAGTAGGTGCCAGAATGTTTGGGCTTATGCCTCAGGGCGTCAACTACTTGTTTCAATGTGCTAAAAGAGGTGTAGGCACAGGCGAGCTTAAAAACGTCACTATTAAAGGCATACCATTGCAACAGGCTGAGCTAAATTTTTCTACGATAGCGTATGGCTATGGCATAGCCCTTGATTCAAGCGGAATAAAGCAAATGGTACCCGGTAAAGCTTAA
- a CDS encoding sugar phosphate isomerase/epimerase family protein has translation MEVGISTACFYPEFLTEETIPIIAEIGIKNVEVFLESYSEYDKDYCKAMRDDLDRYGIEVNSVHAIGTQFEPQLFSVTERQRNDASKMLIKVLEAAKILKAKIYVFHGPAVKKDTTPNIDFDKIAKYVDYIADKSGEYGIKFSWENVYWCWFAYPEFATFIRQSVKSRNVYFTLDIKQAMKSKKDPFEYLKSMGDKLINVHLCDYDDRGNLYLPGRGTFDFAKLNRELKKLDYNGSIIMEVYRSNYKDIDDLKEGIEYLKSIFER, from the coding sequence ATGGAAGTAGGTATATCTACGGCTTGTTTTTATCCTGAATTTCTTACTGAGGAGACAATACCGATAATAGCTGAAATAGGCATAAAAAATGTGGAAGTTTTTTTGGAATCTTACAGCGAATATGATAAAGATTATTGCAAAGCTATGAGGGATGATTTAGATAGATACGGAATTGAAGTTAATTCAGTACATGCAATAGGAACCCAATTTGAGCCGCAGCTTTTTTCAGTGACTGAAAGGCAAAGGAACGATGCCTCAAAGATGCTCATTAAAGTCTTGGAAGCGGCAAAGATACTTAAGGCAAAGATTTACGTTTTTCACGGACCTGCTGTTAAAAAGGATACGACACCTAATATTGATTTTGACAAGATTGCGAAATATGTGGATTATATAGCTGACAAATCAGGAGAATATGGGATTAAATTTTCTTGGGAAAATGTCTATTGGTGCTGGTTTGCATATCCGGAATTTGCCACATTCATAAGACAGTCTGTGAAAAGCAGAAATGTTTATTTCACATTGGATATAAAGCAGGCTATGAAAAGCAAGAAAGATCCATTTGAATACTTAAAATCAATGGGTGATAAACTTATCAATGTTCATTTGTGCGATTACGATGATCGCGGCAATCTGTACCTTCCAGGCAGAGGAACATTTGACTTTGCAAAGCTTAATAGAGAGTTAAAAAAATTGGATTACAATGGATCTATCATAATGGAAGTCTACAGAAGCAACTATAAAGATATTGATGACTTAAAAGAAGGCATTGAATACCTAAAAAGCATCTTTGAAAGATAA
- a CDS encoding glucose-6-phosphate isomerase: MTNVLNFDYSNALNFVNEHEISYLEKQALLSLDMVLNKTAQGSDFLGWVDLPKDYDKEEFARIKKAAEKIKSDSDALVVIGIGGSYLGARAAIEMLTHSFYNVLPQSVRKAPEIYFAGNSISSTYLQDLLEILEGKDVSINVISKSGTTTEPAIAFRVFRDFLEKKYGKEEAKSRIYVTTDRQKGALKKLADEEGYETFVIPDDVGGRYSVLTAVGLLPIAAAGIDIDEMMKGAYDASIVFKKPDIKENLSMQYAVLRNALYRKGKSVEILVNYEPRLHYFSEWWKQLYGESEGKDHKGIYPASVDFSTDLHSMGQFIQDGSRIMFETVINVEKPLKEITINEDKDNVDGLNFLTGKTVDLVNKKAFEGTVLAHNDGGVPNLIVNVPEISAYNFGYLVYFFEMACGISGYLNGVNPFDQPGVEAYKKNMFALLGKPGYEKEKEELEKRLKR, from the coding sequence ATGACAAATGTATTAAACTTTGATTATTCAAATGCGCTAAATTTTGTCAATGAGCATGAAATATCATATCTTGAGAAGCAAGCGCTTCTATCGTTAGATATGGTGCTTAATAAGACAGCTCAGGGAAGCGATTTCCTTGGTTGGGTGGATCTGCCTAAAGATTATGACAAGGAAGAATTTGCTCGCATTAAAAAGGCTGCAGAGAAGATAAAATCGGATTCAGATGCACTTGTGGTTATCGGCATTGGTGGCTCGTACTTAGGTGCAAGAGCAGCGATTGAGATGCTTACACACTCATTTTACAATGTTTTGCCGCAATCTGTTAGAAAAGCGCCAGAGATATACTTTGCAGGAAATAGCATAAGCTCTACATATCTTCAAGACTTATTAGAAATATTAGAAGGAAAAGATGTTTCTATAAATGTCATATCGAAATCTGGCACTACTACAGAACCGGCTATAGCTTTTAGAGTTTTCAGAGATTTTCTGGAGAAAAAATACGGAAAAGAAGAAGCAAAGTCAAGGATATATGTTACGACAGACAGGCAAAAAGGCGCTCTTAAAAAACTGGCTGATGAAGAAGGATACGAAACATTTGTCATTCCTGACGATGTAGGTGGAAGATATTCGGTTTTGACGGCTGTAGGTCTGCTTCCTATAGCGGCTGCAGGAATAGATATCGATGAAATGATGAAAGGTGCATACGATGCGTCTATAGTCTTCAAAAAGCCAGACATCAAAGAAAATTTAAGTATGCAGTACGCTGTTTTAAGAAATGCTCTTTACAGAAAAGGAAAATCAGTGGAGATTTTAGTCAATTATGAGCCGAGGCTTCACTATTTTTCTGAGTGGTGGAAACAGCTTTACGGTGAAAGTGAAGGAAAGGATCACAAAGGAATATATCCCGCTTCAGTAGACTTTTCTACGGATTTGCACTCAATGGGACAATTCATTCAAGATGGAAGCAGGATAATGTTTGAGACTGTCATAAATGTCGAAAAGCCTCTTAAAGAAATAACGATAAATGAAGACAAGGATAATGTAGACGGGCTTAATTTCTTGACGGGCAAGACAGTTGACTTAGTAAACAAGAAAGCTTTCGAAGGGACAGTGCTTGCTCACAATGACGGCGGAGTGCCTAACCTAATTGTGAATGTGCCTGAGATATCAGCTTACAATTTTGGATATCTTGTATACTTCTTTGAGATGGCTTGTGGCATAAGCGGGTATTTAAATGGCGTCAATCCGTTTGACCAACCAGGCGTTGAAGCATACAAGAAAAACATGTTCGCACTTTTAGGCAAACCTGGTTATGAAAAAGAAAAAGAGGAATTGGAAAAGAGGCTAAAAAGATAG
- a CDS encoding HD domain-containing protein, producing the protein MSRLKYIIELKEYYGADLKRINHALKVLNYADRIAYGENIADEKMKKIIYICAILHDIGIKKAEEKYGSSSGKYQEIEGPPIAREIMLKNNEDEDIIDRVAYIIGGHHTASKNDGVDFQIIWESDLLVNIEEDELYKDRKNVANIIERNFKTQTGKMIANDMFLS; encoded by the coding sequence ATGTCGAGGCTTAAATACATTATTGAGCTTAAAGAATACTATGGCGCTGACTTAAAGAGGATAAATCACGCATTGAAAGTGCTTAACTACGCTGACAGGATTGCTTATGGTGAGAATATCGCAGATGAAAAGATGAAAAAGATCATATACATATGTGCAATTTTGCACGATATTGGCATCAAAAAGGCTGAGGAAAAGTATGGCAGCTCATCTGGCAAATATCAGGAGATAGAAGGGCCACCGATTGCAAGAGAAATAATGTTAAAAAATAATGAAGATGAGGATATTATAGATAGAGTTGCATACATTATAGGTGGACACCATACGGCGTCTAAAAATGATGGTGTCGATTTTCAGATAATATGGGAATCAGATCTTTTAGTAAACATTGAAGAAGACGAATTGTACAAGGATAGAAAAAATGTAGCAAATATTATTGAGAGAAATTTCAAGACACAGACAGGCAAGATGATTGCAAATGATATGTTTCTCAGCTAA